The genomic DNA GTTGACAAACGTAACATTGCACATTTAACACTGTTGGCGACAAATCAGTATCTTGTTCACAGCCAATCCAAAAGCTAGAAATCTGGACGGCCCACCCCGTCAAGAGGAAATGCGGAAATGCGATGCATTGCCATAAAAGGAATACACCCGCGCATGCGCAGTATGTGCCGTTTTTTTGGTTTGAAGTGAACTGCTGCAGTTCGCTTGCGGATGGGAACTGCCCATTAGAAACcatactagctagctaaatttatCATCTCAAATCTATgtacatgttgttgtttttttgtctcgATGCATCGGTTTGAACAATGTTAGGTCATAATCATTACCCAAACGTAGAAAAGTCACAACTGGTCAGCTATGTTGAGGATTATTTGGAATGTGTTGAGTCCCTGCCTTTGGATATACAAAGAAACGTCTCCCTGCTACGAGAAATTGACTCAAAGTATCAAGGTATTGTTTACCCTTTCGTTCTTTTGGTGGTTTTACTTAACAGTAACGATAAAATCGTATAAAAAATGAGTGCGCTGTATTGACCTGTGCCCGAGTCACTTTAGGCAGCTACAGTAACTAGCTGACGTTAATGCTCCATACGTTAgccgctagctaacgttagctagctagtaatgAACGCGATTTTTTTTCTTGCTGAAATATAACGCTTGGTTCTTCTATCGAGTAGCTATGTATGCCTTCAATTTGTTATCCATAACGTCTCCGAAGTGAGGTCCGAGTTGGCTCGATAGCAATGAGATTGATAGCCACAGATCAGCCATTTTGACAAGAGGGGTGTTATTGTGGCGTTTAGCGGCTAAGAGTTGGTAAACCTTTTCATTTGCATGCGTTTTTATGTTTATTATGCAAGGGATGTTGACTTATTGTCGACGGTGTTGCTTGCTAGCAAATGTTACATTCGTAGTAACGTTACAAAGCTCCGTAACGTTAACTAGCAAGCTTAGCTCAGTAAACGGATCATTGCTTGCTAGAGAAGTAGCGAAATGGTCGTTGTTCCAATCCGCCGGTGATGAAAATGTGTCATTTACGAGGTGATTTTTGCCAGTAACGTTACTTCGTCTGACAGTTGTACGCCCAAGTGTTGTTGTagtcgtttgtgtgtgtgatccACTTAGTAAGAAAACAGGGACAACCCGCCCTGACCAGGgctgtcactagttaccacagccaattGTCGATATCGTACAAATTCATAAACTAAATTTCGCTTTTTagtatttaaggttaggcataatgtTAGCAGCGTGGTTAGGTTTCAAGACCAAGGTAGAAACAGGCGGGGTTTATGACAGCTAGTGACGACCCCTGATCATGCAGAAGGTGTCATCACTTCCTGAATATAAACCAATGCGGAAGTAGTAAGGAATCTATAAATTCAAATATCTTCCTACTAGTTTGTCTGATTGCCATTAGCTGATTTCAGTGCTCCTACAGTTTGCAGCAGCAATAAGATATGCATACAGTTGTGCACACCAGGGAAATTCGAAATGAATTTCCCCCTGTTCCTACCAGGAGCTTCATTGAGTATGTAAAACTTTCCTCTGACTGACACAGCGTCAGATATGATTCTATTCCCAATGCAAATTTCTCAACTCAATAGACACCCATCCTAACATTGAACTCTTGTCATTCTGTGTGCTTTGCAGAGGTCCTGAAGGAGGTTGACGATGTCTACGAGCGCTATCAGGGCGAGCGGGATGCGGCACAGCGTAAGAGGCTTCAGATCCAGCTGCAGCGGGCTCTCATCAGCAGCCAGGAGCTGGGTGACGAGAAGATCCATGTGGTCACCCAGATGACTGAGCTGGTAGAGAACCGTTCCCGCCAGATGGACTcccactccctctgtctccaggAGCCCAGCGAGGCCAGCGAGCGGGAACGGGTCGTCACCGAGCGGCGCTCCGGTTCCGTTCAGGAGGCGGCGGTGTCCACACCTGCGGAGCGCTCCTCCGCCCGCCGGCCGAGACGCCAGCGCAACAGCGAGAGCCGTGACGCCAACCACGCCTCGGGGAACGGAACAGTGATGGATGACCCGGTGGACGAGCTGCCTATGCAGCCGCGGGAGAAGAGGTCAAAGTCTGCCAAGAAGAAGAAGCGCAAGGCCAAGCAGGAGCGCGGCGCCTCGCCTGTGGAGTTCACCATCGACCCCAACGAGCCCACCTACTGCCTGTGCGAGCAGGTGTCCTACGGCGAGATGATTGGCTGCGACAACGACGCGTGCCCCATCGAGTGGTTCCACTTCTCCTGCGTGGGGCTCACCTACAAGCCCAAGGGGAAGTGGTTCTGTCCCAAGTGCAGAGGGGACAACGAAAAGACTATGGACAAAAGCCTGGATAAGAACAAAAAGGACAGGAGGTCCAGGTAGTAGTGACCTGTCCTCCCTTTCCTCTCGGGAACATTGCCGAACTGAGGGTTGAGTTTGTCAAAGTAAGTCATTCAAGGTATGACAAAATGTTGTGAAGTTTTGAGAGCACAATCGGAACACTATTTCCTGCAGCGCCTACTCTTGAGTAAAGGATTTGACCAATACTGAACTGGTGCTGTTACCATATACTGGTGACCCACACTGAAGCCTAAAGGTTATTCTGGGAAGCCAGATTTTGACTTTAAGAAGCCTAAAGCTGCCATCTACTGGTTCTATCGTGTTACTCAACACTTGGCGGAATGGAATTAAATTAACTCAAAAAGCATATTTTGGCTTACTAGCCATTTTGACTTGATGTAATGTACCTGAATGATGTCCTCTTTTTGTGAAAATGAGTGCATTCTGTTCGCCCCTTTCAATTCAGTAAGTTTAATTTCttatgcagtttaaaaaataaatatgttcCAAATCAACAAGTCTCGATTCATTGATTTGGTCACTACCAGATGGGGCTAAATAGATCATTGTGCTAGGTTTTATGTTGTATGGCAGACGGAGGGGTAGATTGCTCTGTTTCTGCCTTGTGAGGTGCTTACCTGAGTTGGGATTTGACACACTACTTCACATTTGAGGTTATTTTATGATTTCATTTTCAACTGACCATCCTCAGGTGCAGCACTTTGATTTGCTATATAATGATCATAATATCATAATGGTATTTCATGTTTGTGAAGACATTCTACATATTCTTTGACAAACTAGTGTAATAGCatgtaacatttattttatatccATTAAAACAGTTATTGCAGATCAGAGACCAATCCTTGTCTTTTCTTATATACATTTTCAAATTCATTCTTCTACTTATCAGGTCATCCTGTTCGAAGACTGGTGTCTCAGTAAGTCAGGATATTTCCAAATACTCATATGAAGTTCCTGAACAAACTCTACTCCAGTCCTACATGTGTCTGACTGTCCTTTTCGTCTTCATCCTCGCTGCTACTGGATTCTGCGAACACGTCTTCGTCCCTGGAGCTGGTTCCCACGGCGACCCCCTGTGATTGTGACGTCAGCCTGACGGCGATGAGGGCAGGGCTGTGGCTAAGGCCCAACAGTAGGGTGCTACTGTTGTCTCCTCCAAGGGGGGTCAGACACTGGACATGGGCATCAGGGGAAAGGACAGACAGGACGTTGCAGGCCTCCAGGTCCCATAGGCTCAGCTCACCTGTGTGAATAAAACAGCATGAATTGTCACTTTACTATAACCTGTGTAGCAATACATAAACACTATATAACTCTCTCTTTCACCTGAGTGTGAACACCCTGTTCCACTATCCCTTACAGATGTGCTCATATAGTGGCGCACTTGTCAATGGAGAAGAAAGTTGTTTTCTCTTTTCAAAACTGGTTGAATGGCACCTGCAACTTACCACAAGTAGGATAAATTACACTTGTCGAGAACGACTTTCCTCCAGCCAAATGTATCTGAATTTGGAATAATTTAGTCCAGATCATTTGACTTTGAAGTGAGTTTAGATTTTTGTCTTGAGTCCTGTGCATGTTTGAAAaccatgtcccccccccccacatctaTTTTGAGAAGAAATACTGACTTGTGCAAGGTTGCCAATATCTTTGTGCACAGAGAAACCTAATTATCTCACTTTTCTACATAGGGAAAGATAGCTGAAAATGTAAGTGATCTCTGTCCTACCTGCTAGTAGAATGGCTTTGGCTCCTCCCTCAGTGATATAAAGCTGGTTGGACCCTCCTAGCCTCAGGCTGGCATAGCCAGAGATAGTCTTGTGATTCCTCCTGAAGGGATCCCACACTTTAAGCCTAATCAGGAGAAGAGGTAAGCATGAGCTTTCTCATTGTGACAGAACATACGGGATGAGCCATATGTTTAGATACGGAACTTAATGACTGAGATGTTATGAGTTACGTGTCATTTGGAAACATATTACTTGTTACATCCGCTGACCCCAAAGGCGACTCTGCTGGCATCATCTGTGATAGCCACACAACAGACTCCTGGCTCGTTCTTCAATCTTTTCCTCACCTTCACAAGTGTAAAAAATACAATCATTTTGGGGGGGGTCAAATAATTTAGCCAGTGTACTGTAAAATAGTGTTGTCAGTGATCCCAGATGGACAACAAAGCTATTTGAATCTGGCTTTATACTGTACACTCAGAAGAAAAGGTTATATCTAGAACccgttgaagaaccctttttggtttcacgtacaaccctttccacagatggttaaacatggaactcaaaagggttctacctagaataaaaagggttctacctagaataaaaagggttctacctagaataaaaagggttctacctagaataaaaagggttctcctatggggaccctTTTCTCTAAGAGTGTACATACCGTGCCTTTCTGAAGGTCCCAGAGGGTGAGGTAGGGTATATGCTGAGCTTGGCAGTAGTTGGCCAGCACCAGGTGTCCCCCGAGGTGGGTGAGGGCGGCGGTGTGGAGGATCAGCAGGGATGTCCTGTCCTCCAGGGTGTGGAGGTGGTCCTGGGACCCCACGCTGAAAACGTTGAGGTGGTGGGAGAAATAGGAACACACCACCACCTGGTAGTGAGGGGATCAGGGGAATGAAGATACATCACAtcacacactaacaaacacacacattttaccTGTTGGTCCCCACTGAGAAGGTACTGGTCTATGGAGTTGTATTTCTCCCTGTCCAGACTGCGctgctcctccttctccctctgatCCTCCTTCTCCAGCCTCCTACACTTAGCAGAGTggctctctgtccgtctgtcccagGGCATCACTAGAGCTAGAGGAAATAGTCACCAAATAGTAGTCAAATAGCTTAGCTAGATCCCCGTGCACAACTTTTCTGGTATTGTTACCTGTGGTCTCATTTGGTGGTATCTGGGACTGTCTGTCTCTGACGGTGCTGCTGGACAGGAGAGACTCTGTGTGTGATGCTTTCATCCTCCCTTTGATATACCCAGACTCCAGGTCCCACAAAATCAGATGGTTCCTGTAACTCCCAACAGTCCAAATACAACAGGTCATGATCCCTGTAACTCCCAACAGTCCAAATACAACAGGTCATGATCCCTGTAACTCCCAACAGTCCAAATACAACAGGTCATGATCCCTGTACCTCCCAACAGTCCAAATACAACAGGTCATGATCCCTGTACCTCCCAACAGTCCAAATACAACAGGTTATGGACAATGAAAAATCTATCTAGCCTTCCACATCCCAAAAGCAGTTCACATCAATGAGGCAAAACGTATTAGGGGCAACAATGAACACGACAACGTTAAGCTGTGAGACAATTAGGATGCTAAGAAGGTATTATTAATCTGTATTAACTGGCTCAGAGGGACTTTATTTGGGGTGTGGTGTTTCAGGTAGTGGACTAAGTTAGCTGGTGCTTGTTTCAAGTAACCGAATCGCTCTCACCTCGTCTCAGACAAACCCAGGAGTAGCTGTCCCTCCAGGAGCCTGTATTCGTGTTGGGGACAGGGGACAATGTAGAGACCAGACTGTCTCCTCACGTAGCTTCTCTTGATCAGGTCATAGATCAGTAGAGTCTATGGTGTCAAGTGAAACAGAAGATGAATgactaggctttagctcagtgggctaacacagtcttgttgCATGTAGGAGACACGGGCTAGAACCTATAGGCCAGGGATCATCAGCTAGATTCAGCCACAGGCCGATTTGTTTCTAGAGCGGATGGACGGGGGGctgtaacataattacaaatcatttgtaaacgGAAAATTGAAGCCCAAACAGAtttaatgtttgactaaaacctAATCATTTCAaatcttgcttacatttgtatgcgaccacgtgtctctctattatgagtgggaatacttgggaacagatttcttaaattaaaatcatttggagctgatttcctagtGTTTTCAGTctattatgtccaacaataaaaaacaatatatatatatatatttatttatttatttttatttttttatttattttttgctcagaaaacttggggggccaaataaaaccacacaCCATTTGGGAACCCTGCTATAGGCAGTCACATGCAGAGCACATATGTCACTACAAGTATGCTACGGTCAACTAATGAAGTGACTTCAAGTGTAACCATGAAGTGAAAGAACAGCGTAGATCAGAGTGGATTCAGTATGGATACCAGGCTAACTGATACATGAAGTAGGGGGAGCTGGTGACCTGGAATATGGGTGAGGGGGTGTCTGTGAAGGTGGccgtccctctgtctgtcaggaTGTACAGCTTCAGGTCGTGGGCCAAGGCCACGTCGGTGTTGCCATAGAGACCGTGCTCCACTCTGACTGGCCGACCTGTGAACCTTGATCTGGCCAGGTTCCAGACCCGTACCGTGCCAGGCCGTAGGGACTTGCACACCGCGTAGCTGTCACCAGAAGGGAGATTAGACCCATGAAAAAGCAAGACATCAAAGCAGATGCATCTCAATAATCTAAAGTGGCTTCCTTCCTCCTTGTCTCATCTCCTTCAACTGGCAATGACGTGAAAGAGCTGGGCAGGAGGAGCAAATCCCCAGTGGGTATGTACACTTCTCATCTATGCTGTGTGAATAGAACAGTGAATAcgcaggagatgagaggagagagggatagcaaTTTAGCCTATTGAGATGACATGTTTAAAGAAACCAATAACGTTTGAATATTGAAAATACCATTATCAGTACTATTTAAACAATACAGCAAATAGTACAAAGAATACTAATCCTAATATTATTGAGATAATAGTACGGTAAATAGTAGATTGTTGATAAAGACCTACCGTGGGTGTTTCCCCATGAGGATGACCTCTTCTGTGCCGTCGCTCTTCACCTTGTGGACATTGTAGGTGAGGGTCTGGTCGTTGACCCTGGAGGACAGGTCCCACAGCCTTGGGTACCTCTCCCCACTGCACACCCCCACACAGAACCGTAGTTCCAAGCACACACCTacagacaggggaggagagaggaccaaTAGGAAATCGTTTTCCTGAACGTAACTCAATGTCAATTTAGCATCAAAAGTAAACGGTTTGTATCTGTCAATGTTAGTCTCGGAATTCATTTGATAGGTCATGTCATGTGAATTAAATGGTTGTGTGTTTATTCACTGGGCTTTTCTTTATGAATCCATAGCAGTCTCTCCACCGTTAGACACAAACACTGCAAGATAATGCAGGATGAACTTGAAGCCTTTTCTAAACAGTCTCCGACCACCACATTCTAACCGATTTCCAATCAGTCAACCAAGAGAGCAACCAATGCCTGTAAGTCTCCACCTAACCGCTCTTACTAACCTGCAGTCAGTATCCCGGGGAAGCGGGCGATGTGTTTGTGGTCCTCTGTCTCCAGGTTCCATGTCACGACCTGCGTGATGCCGGTGCGGGGGGAGGGGCAGAAGGCCACGGCGTGCGTCCCCATCCGGTTGACAGTGACCTGGGAGATGTAGTCCTGGCTGCAGCCCAGGATGGAGCGCTGGTACTGGAAACTGGCTGTGCTGTACAGCTCAATATGAATGATCTCACTGTCCCGCTTGTAAGGGTACCTGGGAGGGATAAACATAGGCAGGTGCACTATGAATAGCAATGGTCTGTTTCTTTAATAAAACATCTAATATGATAATGTGATTATAATGCCATGATAGACTTTTCAGAAGCACTTATGACTACTCTGTTCATAAGGCATTATACACGCACATCTATAATGCCTCATGAGCTATGCATTCTGTGTTGTAATGCATAACATAGGGTTATGGTTAATGGAGGGGACGCATACTTGcacttaaagtaactgtccagtgaaaatctcacttttaaaagtttatattctgttaactcatacctataggcctactcgtatgtggccaaagcataaattatAGAAAAAAAACATCAATCTTGTATCTCAAGCAGAGATTTCCTCATGACATAACATGACATGTTGGCTCATTgcctgagctggccaatcagctgtCTACTCCTATGAATATTTTGAATGACCGGTATACaccccacaccattctgtttttggggtacgcccacaccattctaaaTATATAAAACAGATACCTGCAGAATAGCAGTAGGTACTGAttggtcatctctactgcttGTATGGAGGCAGCACCATGCTGGGCTCTGAGGACAGACAACACAGCCCCCCCTCTGGCACTAAGCACCGCTGCCTGACCTCCAGAccttggagacagagagagacaacacgagacgcacacacatgcacacacacagaaagagagagggagagaagccagAAAAAGCGAGTGAGAAaacacagagaggaacccacagaCTATTAAAGGCCCATCAACACACTGCCTTGGCTACTCAGCCAGACCCACTCAGCCAGACCCAGACTCAGCCAAATGTGCTATTTTTTTAAATGCGCCATTGTTAGCTATTTTTCCTAACAATACCAGTCCTGTGAGAACACAGCGGTAGCTTTGTAGAGTTAGTCATGACTACATATGGACCTCTGAATGGTCTTAATGTATTCTCAAGTCCTCAAATTCCTATATTGAAATACATACATTTGTAagaattttgtatttatttaaaatacAATCCACTGACAGTATTTCTAAAATAATATTTGTAAGCACTGTAATTTAAATGTGGTCTTTCCCTGTTACAGCAACCTgccatatatttattttatttaaccttcatttaactaggcaagtcagttaagaacaaattattatttacaatgacggcctaccaaaaggcaaaagacctcatACAGGGACagggattaaaaaatatatatatataacatataaatataacatatataaatataggacaaaacacatatcacgacaagagagacaacacaacataaagagagacagacataagacaacaacatagcaaggctgcaacacatgacaacacagcatggtatcaacacaacatgacaaaaaCATGGTAgcaaacaacatggtagcagcacaaaacatggtacaaacattattgggcacagacaacagcacaaagggaaagaaggtagagacaataatacatcatgcgaagcagccacaactgtcagtaagagtgtccatgattgagtctttgaatgaagagattgagataaaactgtccagtttgagtgtttgttgcagctcgttccagtcgctagctgcagcgaactgaaaagaccgagcgacccagggatgtgtgtgctttggggacctttaacagaatgtgactggcagaacgggtgttgtatgtggaggatgagggctgcagtaggtatctcagataggggggagtgaggcctaagagggttttataaataagcatcaaccagtgggtcttgcgacgggtaaacagagatgaccagtttacagaggagtatagagtgcagtgatgtgtcctataaggagcattagtggcaa from Salmo salar chromosome ssa07, Ssal_v3.1, whole genome shotgun sequence includes the following:
- the ing2 gene encoding inhibitor of growth protein 2 translates to MLGHNHYPNVEKSQLVSYVEDYLECVESLPLDIQRNVSLLREIDSKYQEVLKEVDDVYERYQGERDAAQRKRLQIQLQRALISSQELGDEKIHVVTQMTELVENRSRQMDSHSLCLQEPSEASERERVVTERRSGSVQEAAVSTPAERSSARRPRRQRNSESRDANHASGNGTVMDDPVDELPMQPREKRSKSAKKKKRKAKQERGASPVEFTIDPNEPTYCLCEQVSYGEMIGCDNDACPIEWFHFSCVGLTYKPKGKWFCPKCRGDNEKTMDKSLDKNKKDRRSR